Part of the Pseudoalteromonas rubra genome is shown below.
TAAATCCCTGAGGATCAACTGAACTCGGTGCGCCATCCAGGCTCGTCTCACCATAACCTACTTCCAGATAGCTTTTGCTTAGCTCGGCTGCCTGAGCGCCCAAAGATGCCGTTGCCAGTAGTAGACCTAAAATATGCTTGTTCACTATATATCCTTTTAATCGTTTAGTGAGGTACGAAAAAACGAGCCGGGTAAGCTCGTTCCGCTTTTATCATATGCGTGAAATGTATCACTATCGGATACTAAAGAGGAGGGCTAAGTTTATGTTTTTATGTTATTAAATGTTACCCGGTAAACATGTCTATTGAGTATTTACACTTCGCTGGCTTTATCCAGGGGGGTGACGTTAGAAGATTCAACGCGATGATTCAGCTGACCCTGAATATGCGCACCGGCCTGAATTGTCAGCGTGTCATGTTCGATATCACCCGTGACTCTGGCACTGGGCTCCAGCGTCACACTATCTGCACGTATGCCGCCTTGTACCTGGCCACGCACCTGAACCTGCGTGGCTGTAATATTGCCCTCGACGATACCAGAGTCGCCAATAATGAGCTGGGTAACGTTAAGATCGCCAACGACTTTACCATCTATCTGGATTTCACCATCGCATTGGATGTTACCTGTGATTTCGGTGTCGGGAGAAATAAGCGAGAAAGGAAGTGAAGTTTTCTTTTTATTGAACACGTTTGAGCACTCTTGCCAGTTTTACAGGGTTTATATGCTTTTTATCCTGTAACACCTCATAATGCAAGTGTGTACTGGTACTACGACCTGTGCTACCCATCAGGGCAATGACATCTGACTGTTTAACTGCCTGGCCTTTTTTCACTTTGATGGTGTGTAAATGGCCATAACGCGTCACTATGCCATTGGCATGTTGAATCTCAATAAACTTGCCATAACCACCATTTTTACCAGCTTTACTGACCACACCATCAGCCGGGGCAATGATCTGGGTTTTATGCCAGCCTGCCATATCCACCCCTTTGTGATAGGCACGGCGGCCTGTGATGGGGTCTTTACGAAAACCAAAGGCGCTGGAAATATAATACTTGTCGTGCGCCACGGGCATCATTTTAGGGGTGGAATGTAATAAGTTTTCCAGCTGATTGAGTTGCACTGAGTCATCGATAAGCTGGGTATACCTGTTGTTTAGCAGTGTTGCATCGACCTGATGATATGGACCACCCTGGGCGGAGTTGCTTTCGGTTGACAGTGTCAGACCTGCTTCATTAAATCCGGCCATCAACTGGTTGTGACGCGCCGAAATAACGGCCTGTAAGGTTGTGAGTAATGCAGCCTGTGCATCATTCAAATCCGCGCTTTGGGTTTCAAATTCATGACTGTCACTGCCCGCGGGTTGTGCATCCGTCTGAGGTGCATTGTCCGGTAAAGCAGCGGGAGACTCAGTTTGTTCAGTGATAGAAGTGGGTAGTGCACTGACAATTTCACTGAGTACTGTGTGTTGCTCGTTTAAAGTCGCCAGTTGAGTGTGCTGCTGCGTGAGTTTTGCAGTTAGCTGCTGTTTTTCCTGCTCCCAGCTTTGCGCTTTGGCCCGAAGTTCAGACTGTAAGGCATTGACTGTGTCTTGCTGCTTAAAAAACGCTGATGTACTGATAACTAACCAGCTAAGAGCACAACAAACCAGCATTAGTGTGATAAATTGCAACCAGCCGGGCACAACCATCAGACTAACCTGGCCGTTCTGGCGCAGCATTAGTTGTTTAGGTTGAAATAGTGATGTGATCAGGCGTTTGATATAGCGAAACATAACACGTAAAAATTAAAAATAACGACTCACTCTAACAATTTTTATGCAAAAAGCCAGTATTTACTTACAAAAAAAAGGTGTACTTAAGCACACCTTTGTTTTGTATAGGAATAGTTTTTCGCTTGCGATTACTTCGCTGGCAGGATAGTGCCTTCGACTGAACCGAAACCGATACGTGCAAAGCCATTGGCTTCACACCAGCCGCGCATAATGACCTTGTCACCATCTTCCAGGAACTTACGCTCTTCGCCATTGTCCAGGGTGATGGTCTCTTTACCGCCACGTGATAGTTCTAGCAGTGAGCCCGCTTCTTCGTGCTCCGGACCAGACTGTGTACCTGAACCTAGCATGTCGCCTGGCAGGAAGTTACAGCCGTTTACCGTGTGGTGAGTGACCATTTGTGCCACTGTCCAGTAGCTGTGTTTAAAGCTGGATTCTGACAGCTTGCTAGGCGCAGCATTGGCTTCGCGCATTTTCGCTGTTTCAAGTAGCACGTCCATCTGGATATCAAACGCGCCAGCTTCACGGTTGTGTGCAGACTCCAGATAGTCCAGAGGCTGAGGATCTTGCTCATCACGATGCCAGTTGGTGCGATACGGCGCCAGGGCTTCTGTGGTGACAATCCACGGTGATACCGTTGAGGCAAAGTTTTTCGCCAGGAATGGACCTAATGGTTGATATTCCCAAGCCTGCAGATCACGGGCTGACCAGTCATTGAACAGGCAGAAACCAAATACATGGCTTTCAGCATCTTCAATCGAAATTGAGTCACCCAGTTCATTGCCTTTACCCAGGTAGATACCCAGTTCCAGTTCGTAGTCCAGGCGCTTACAAGGACCGAAAGACGGTGTATCTGCATCAGGTGCTTTCGTCTGACCTTTAGGGCGCGGGAAGTTTTGACCAGACACATCAATTGAAGAAGCACGGCCATGGTAACCGATTGGTACCCACTTGTAGTTAGGCAGCAAAGGGTTATCCGGGCGGAACAAACTACCTACCGCAGTAGCGTGATAGATTGAGGTATAGAAATCTGTGTAATCGCCAATGTGACAAGGCAGCGCATATTCAACGTCAGATTGTGCAACCAACGCCGCTTCTAGTGCGCCCTGATGCTCTGAGCCTTCACGAAGAGCACGAGACAGTGCCAGACGCAGTGCAGACCAGTAGTTCTGGCCCATACCCATAAACTCATTCAGTTTAGGTGCATTGGCTGCTTCAACGGCATCCTGTGCTTCGCCACTGAAAATACCTGCAGCAGCAACCACAGCCAGGTCCAGTACCTGATCACCAATGGCGACACCGCCACGGAACTCTTCGGCGCTGTCTTTGCGGCGGAATGAGGCAAATGGCAGGTTTTGAATTGGGAAGTCGGTACCGGCCTGGTTTGCGCTGGTAACCCAGCTTTTAAGATTAATGTCGTGCGTTTCGTTGATAAAAGACATGGTCTTTCCTTTTTGCAAGTTTGAGGCTGCTCTCAGATGTGGTGATAGCGTTTTGGTTTTTCAATGCAACATCTGAGTCTCAGACAAATTAAACGGCAAAAGCAGCCAGAAGGCATGGCCCCAAGCTGCTTTTAATTATCCACTCTCAAAGGAGAATTAGATCACGCCGCGGCGTTCCTGGTCACGCTCGATAGACTCGAACAGTGCCTGGAAGTTACCTTCACCGAAACCACCGTCGTCTACACGCTGGATCATTTCGATAAAGATAGGGCCGAACAGGTTCTTAGTGAAGATCTGTAGCAGGTAGCAATCTTCGCTCTGGCTGTCTACCAGGATCTGGTGCTCTTTGATCTTGTCACGGTCTTCTTTAACCCAAGGTACACGGTCAAAGATAGTGTCGTAGTAGTGATCAACAATGTCTAATGTTGCAATGTTAGTCTGGTCAAGTTTGTCCAGTGACGCAACCAGGTCGTTGGTCAGGAATGCCAAGTGCTGTACGCCCGGGCCATTGTACTCGTCCAGGTACTCGTCGATCTGGTTGTTGTTGTCGTCTTTACCTTCGTTAATTGGAATAGAGAAGGTGCCACATGGAGACTTCAGAGCGTATGACAACAGAGCAGTCTTCTGACCTTTGATGTCGAAGTAACGAACTTCAGTAAAGCCGAATACGTCTTTGTAGAAGTTTGCCCATGTTTCCATGGTGCCTTTGTATACGTTGTTAGTCAGGTGGTCGATGCGCAGGAAGCCTTTGTCTTCAACGATGACTTGCTCTTCCAGCTCCACGAAGTCCTGCTCAAAGATAGAGCCTTTGTCACCGAATACGTCGATGAAGTAGATCAGGCTGTCACCGATGCCGTAGATAGCAGGGTAAGGCAGATCTTTGTGTGTTGAATCAGTCGCTGGTTTTGCACCACGCTCTACCGCGATTTCAAACGCTTTTTGCGCGTCTTCTACACGCCAGCCCATTGAACAGATTGCCGGGCCGTGGCTCTTAGCGAACTCAGCAGAGAAACCGCCACGCTCTTTGTTGAGCAGGAAGTGAATGTCATGCTGGTTGTAGTATAGGATGTCTTTGTCTTTGAACTTTTTCAGTTTAGAAAAACCAAAATCGGCAAAAATCTTTTCCATGTAGTCCGCATCTGGTGTTGCGTACTCGGTAAACTCAATGCCTACTAGGCCTAGAGGATTTGTTACTTCACTCATTGTCATACTCCCGCTTTAAAGCACTGGATCGCTATTTGTTTTGTGCTGTGGATGATTAATCAAAATGACCAAAAGGGGAAGCTATGGGGGTGAATTAGCAAGAGGGGGAAATGTAAATTCTGTCGTACAAATTGTCACAGTTATACGGATTGAGTGAACAGGATAATTTTTTCGATTACAAGCCTCAGTTTATTCTGTAAATTGGATTGGCTGATTACAAAATTTTTTTAAAAAATGGACTTATCCATATGAAAAAAAAGATATTTTAAGTTCATTGTTGACAGCGATATCATGCTGGAACTTTTAATGGGACAGTCGCAATGTGAGGTGAATTTTGCTTGGGTGTATTAATAAGTTTACAAAAGTGAGTCAGAAATAGAAAAGCCGCACAAATTTAGTGCGGCTTTTACATGAATCACAGAGCGAAAATTACTGTCTTTCGCCCGAGATCTCTAATTCTTTCTCAAGATAATGCTCCTGAGTGTGTGGCTCGTCAGTGCTTCCCTCTGCACCATGCATCCAGTCAACCAGCTTGTTGCTGAGCAGGTACATTGCCAGTGCAGACAGTAGTGCTGTTGCACCCAGGCCAATGAAGATACTCATGGCGTTATTCATTGCTTCGTGGCCCTCGCCGATGAAGGAACCAACAAGGCCCGCGATTTTGTTCGCAACCGCTGTACACAGGAACCAAAGGCCCATTAGCAGAGACGCCAAGCGCAGTGGAGCCAGCTTGCTCACCATAGACAGGCCAATTGGCGACAGACACAGCTCACCCAGAGTATGGAACAGATAGAAAAGCACCAACCACATCATGCTGATCTGTAAGTTGCTTGGATCGCTGCCTTCGGTGATCAGCGCCATCATCATGGTCAAAAAGCCCAGCGCCAGGAATACTAACGCGATAGCAAACTTAACAGGAGAGTTAGGCTCACGTTTGTCCAGCTTAAGCCAAATCATGGCCACCAGGGGTGCGAAGATAATAATGAAGATAGAGTTCAGAGACTGGAACCAGGCAGCCGGAATTTCAAAGCCCATCAGCATACGGTCTGTGTAGTCAGCGGCGAACAGATTCATCAGGCCGCCTGCTTGTTCGAAGCCCATCCAGAAGATAATACTGAATACACTCATCGTGAAGATAACGCGGATACGGTCTTTTTCCTGGCTTGTAAGAGGCTCTTTGGTGTTACTGGCCGATTGCTGCTGAGACAGCTTAGCAGCAGGTACCACACCGATGTCGCCAAGATATTTCTGGCTTAATAGTAGCTGCATCACAACGGAGATCACCATGCCGATACCTGCAGCGATGAAACCAGCTTGCCAGTTAATTTGCGCTGCAACATAACCTGCGATAAGTGGGCCCAGTGCGCCACCTAGGTTGATACCCATGTAGAAGATAGTGAAGGCACCGTCACGGCGCTTATCACCTTCCTGATACAAGTCGCCAACCATAGTAGAGATGTTTGGCTTAAACAGACCGTTACCGGCACATAGTAATGCCAGGCCAATATAGAAAACCTGCTCTTCCATACCGGCAACCAGGCTGTGTGGTATACCCATAGTAAAGTGACCTGCGGCCATCAAGATACCACCAAGGATAATGGCTTTACGTTGACCCATGACATTATCAGCCAGCCAGCCACCAATCAGTGGTGTCAGATATACCGCCATGGTAAAGGTACCATAGAGACTGATTGCATCGGCGTTGGTCCAGCCGAAGCCGCCATTTTGTACCTGAGCAACCAAATATAAAACGAGTATTGCACGCATACCGTAGTAGCCAAAACGCTCCCACATTTCCGTGCCGAAGAGTAAGAACAGGCCTTTTGGATGGCCCAGAAACTCACCGCGATTAGGTAATGAATTCATATTATTCCCATTTCAATCAAATGTGTTGTGTTGGCCTTAATATTATCGATGCTGGAGGTACTGTTGATGACAGTATTACTCCGCATACTTTGAACGGGTGGCCAGTCCCCAAATGATTTACAAGTTAGTGTAATGCTGACTAACTATGCATTAAAAGCGCGTCAGTATACCTAGTGGGGTGGCGATGGGGAAGCCTTACCAGCTGGGTTAGACGCTTTTTGTATACAAAAAAACCAGCCGATCTGGCTGGTTTTTGCGCATATAGAGCAAATGTGCCGGTTATCGGCAAAAATTGTCGACAAACGTCAGGTCATTGATGTGCTCAGGACCTTCCATCACTAATGTCGCAACGGCAGTGTTTGGATTGAGCTGCCAGATCTGTGCGTTGCTGCCGTCTTCACGACCTGATACATACAGTTCGCCATTGTCTGTGATTGCCAGGCCTGATGCCCAGTTCACGCCGTGTTCACCAATCTTAGTCAACTCC
Proteins encoded:
- a CDS encoding bactofilin family protein, encoding MFNKKKTSLPFSLISPDTEITGNIQCDGEIQIDGKVVGDLNVTQLIIGDSGIVEGNITATQVQVRGQVQGGIRADSVTLEPSARVTGDIEHDTLTIQAGAHIQGQLNHRVESSNVTPLDKASEV
- a CDS encoding M23 family metallopeptidase; amino-acid sequence: MFRYIKRLITSLFQPKQLMLRQNGQVSLMVVPGWLQFITLMLVCCALSWLVISTSAFFKQQDTVNALQSELRAKAQSWEQEKQQLTAKLTQQHTQLATLNEQHTVLSEIVSALPTSITEQTESPAALPDNAPQTDAQPAGSDSHEFETQSADLNDAQAALLTTLQAVISARHNQLMAGFNEAGLTLSTESNSAQGGPYHQVDATLLNNRYTQLIDDSVQLNQLENLLHSTPKMMPVAHDKYYISSAFGFRKDPITGRRAYHKGVDMAGWHKTQIIAPADGVVSKAGKNGGYGKFIEIQHANGIVTRYGHLHTIKVKKGQAVKQSDVIALMGSTGRSTSTHLHYEVLQDKKHINPVKLARVLKRVQ
- the hppD gene encoding 4-hydroxyphenylpyruvate dioxygenase is translated as MSEVTNPLGLVGIEFTEYATPDADYMEKIFADFGFSKLKKFKDKDILYYNQHDIHFLLNKERGGFSAEFAKSHGPAICSMGWRVEDAQKAFEIAVERGAKPATDSTHKDLPYPAIYGIGDSLIYFIDVFGDKGSIFEQDFVELEEQVIVEDKGFLRIDHLTNNVYKGTMETWANFYKDVFGFTEVRYFDIKGQKTALLSYALKSPCGTFSIPINEGKDDNNNQIDEYLDEYNGPGVQHLAFLTNDLVASLDKLDQTNIATLDIVDHYYDTIFDRVPWVKEDRDKIKEHQILVDSQSEDCYLLQIFTKNLFGPIFIEMIQRVDDGGFGEGNFQALFESIERDQERRGVI
- the fahA gene encoding fumarylacetoacetase, producing the protein MSFINETHDINLKSWVTSANQAGTDFPIQNLPFASFRRKDSAEEFRGGVAIGDQVLDLAVVAAAGIFSGEAQDAVEAANAPKLNEFMGMGQNYWSALRLALSRALREGSEHQGALEAALVAQSDVEYALPCHIGDYTDFYTSIYHATAVGSLFRPDNPLLPNYKWVPIGYHGRASSIDVSGQNFPRPKGQTKAPDADTPSFGPCKRLDYELELGIYLGKGNELGDSISIEDAESHVFGFCLFNDWSARDLQAWEYQPLGPFLAKNFASTVSPWIVTTEALAPYRTNWHRDEQDPQPLDYLESAHNREAGAFDIQMDVLLETAKMREANAAPSKLSESSFKHSYWTVAQMVTHHTVNGCNFLPGDMLGSGTQSGPEHEEAGSLLELSRGGKETITLDNGEERKFLEDGDKVIMRGWCEANGFARIGFGSVEGTILPAK
- a CDS encoding peptide MFS transporter, coding for MNSLPNRGEFLGHPKGLFLLFGTEMWERFGYYGMRAILVLYLVAQVQNGGFGWTNADAISLYGTFTMAVYLTPLIGGWLADNVMGQRKAIILGGILMAAGHFTMGIPHSLVAGMEEQVFYIGLALLCAGNGLFKPNISTMVGDLYQEGDKRRDGAFTIFYMGINLGGALGPLIAGYVAAQINWQAGFIAAGIGMVISVVMQLLLSQKYLGDIGVVPAAKLSQQQSASNTKEPLTSQEKDRIRVIFTMSVFSIIFWMGFEQAGGLMNLFAADYTDRMLMGFEIPAAWFQSLNSIFIIIFAPLVAMIWLKLDKREPNSPVKFAIALVFLALGFLTMMMALITEGSDPSNLQISMMWLVLFYLFHTLGELCLSPIGLSMVSKLAPLRLASLLMGLWFLCTAVANKIAGLVGSFIGEGHEAMNNAMSIFIGLGATALLSALAMYLLSNKLVDWMHGAEGSTDEPHTQEHYLEKELEISGERQ